In Ectothiorhodospiraceae bacterium 2226, a single window of DNA contains:
- a CDS encoding homoserine dehydrogenase — MNPVKVGLLGLGTVGCGTVSVLARNAEEIARRAGRGIEVVRAAARDLDRPRTCDTTGIALSADPREVVDDPDVAVVVELIGGDTLARELVLRAIEQGKHVVTANKALIAKHGNEIFAAAQARGVTVAFEAAVAGGIPIIKALREGLAGNRIEWLAGIINGTGNFILTEMRDKGREFADVLAEAQRLGYAEADPTFDVEGIDAAHKLTILAAIAFGIPLQFDKVYTEGITRITREDVAYAEQLGYRIKHLGFARATAEGVELRVHPTLIPERRLIANVDGVMNAVLVKGDAVGPTLYYGAGAGAEPTASAVVADLVDVVRALTSDPENRVPHLAFQPDALSDVPVLAMEQVQTAYFLRMQAQDRPGVLAEVTRILGDQGISIEAIRQHEPQGEAASVTVIMLTHRVAEGSMNRAIASIEALESIDGAVTRIRVEHLNRN; from the coding sequence GTGAATCCGGTAAAGGTCGGCCTGTTGGGCCTGGGGACGGTCGGGTGCGGCACGGTCAGCGTGCTCGCGCGCAATGCCGAAGAAATAGCGCGCCGCGCGGGCCGCGGCATCGAGGTGGTGCGGGCGGCCGCGCGTGACCTCGACCGCCCGCGCACCTGTGACACCACCGGCATCGCCTTGAGCGCCGACCCCCGCGAGGTGGTGGACGACCCGGACGTCGCGGTAGTGGTGGAACTCATCGGTGGGGACACCCTCGCGCGCGAGTTGGTGCTGCGCGCCATCGAGCAGGGCAAGCACGTGGTCACCGCCAACAAGGCGCTCATCGCCAAGCACGGCAATGAAATCTTTGCGGCGGCGCAGGCGCGCGGCGTGACCGTGGCATTCGAGGCGGCGGTGGCGGGCGGTATCCCCATCATCAAGGCCTTGCGCGAAGGGCTGGCCGGCAACCGCATCGAGTGGCTGGCCGGCATCATCAACGGTACCGGCAACTTCATCCTGACCGAGATGCGCGACAAGGGCCGCGAGTTCGCCGACGTGCTGGCCGAGGCGCAGCGCCTGGGTTATGCCGAGGCCGATCCGACCTTCGACGTGGAAGGCATCGACGCCGCGCACAAACTGACCATTCTCGCCGCGATCGCGTTCGGGATTCCGCTTCAGTTCGACAAGGTGTACACCGAGGGCATCACGCGCATTACGCGCGAAGACGTCGCTTACGCCGAGCAGCTGGGGTATCGCATCAAGCACCTGGGGTTCGCGCGCGCCACCGCCGAAGGCGTGGAGCTGCGTGTGCACCCCACGCTGATTCCCGAGCGACGTCTGATCGCGAACGTCGACGGCGTGATGAACGCGGTACTGGTGAAGGGCGACGCGGTGGGCCCGACGCTGTACTACGGCGCGGGTGCCGGTGCCGAGCCGACGGCCTCGGCGGTGGTGGCGGATCTGGTCGATGTGGTGCGTGCGCTCACCTCGGATCCGGAGAACCGGGTTCCGCATCTGGCCTTTCAGCCCGATGCCTTGTCCGACGTGCCGGTGTTGGCCATGGAGCAGGTACAGACGGCCTATTTCCTGCGCATGCAGGCGCAGGACCGCCCCGGCGTGCTCGCGGAGGTGACACGCATCCTGGGTGACCAAGGCATCAGCATCGAGGCCATCCGCCAGCACGAGCCGCAGGGCGAGGCGGCCTCGGTGACCGTCATCATGCTCACGCACCGGGTCGCCGAAGGCAGTATGAACCGCGCCATCGCCAGCATCGAGGCGCTGGAATCCATCGACGGCGCGGTGACCCGCATCCGCGTCGAACACCTTAACCGCAACTGA
- a CDS encoding protein-L-isoaspartate(D-aspartate) O-methyltransferase yields the protein MTSRRTRARLVQRLREAGVADERVLSALGEVPRHAFVDEALASRAYEDTALPIGHGQTISQPLVVARMTEALLGGGTLGKVLEIGTGSGYQTAVLVRVASQVFSVERYGPLLAQARARLAALQVRNVQLRVGDGFDGWPQEAPYDGILLAAAPREIPSALLEQLADGGRMILPVGEGDTQELVLILRRGEEFEQQRMGRVRFVPMQAQVVR from the coding sequence ATGACCTCGCGGCGCACGCGCGCGCGCCTCGTGCAGCGCCTGCGCGAAGCGGGGGTCGCGGACGAACGTGTGTTGTCGGCGCTTGGCGAGGTGCCGCGGCACGCGTTTGTGGATGAGGCGCTGGCGAGTCGAGCCTACGAAGATACCGCACTGCCGATCGGCCATGGACAGACAATTTCACAACCGTTGGTGGTCGCCCGGATGACTGAGGCGTTGCTGGGGGGCGGGACGCTGGGGAAGGTTCTGGAGATCGGGACGGGTTCAGGCTATCAGACCGCGGTGCTGGTGCGTGTGGCGAGCCAAGTGTTTTCGGTTGAGCGCTACGGGCCGCTGCTCGCCCAGGCACGGGCCCGCCTGGCGGCCTTGCAGGTGCGCAACGTCCAGCTGCGGGTTGGAGACGGTTTCGACGGTTGGCCGCAGGAGGCACCCTACGACGGCATACTGCTCGCGGCGGCGCCGCGAGAGATTCCGAGCGCCTTGCTCGAGCAGCTGGCGGATGGTGGGCGGATGATCTTGCCGGTCGGCGAGGGTGATACTCAGGAGTTGGTGTTGATCCTGCGCCGGGGTGAGGAGTTCGAGCAGCAGCGGATGGGACGGGTGCGTTTCGTTCCCATGCAGGCGCAAGTGGTCCGCTGA
- the pgsA gene encoding CDP-diacylglycerol--glycerol-3-phosphate 3-phosphatidyltransferase has product MILTVPNILTLMRIVAIPVFVLAFYLPVHWAYAAAAALFTLAAITDWLDGYLARKWGQTSVFGAFLDPVADKLIVAAALVLLVEDNPTDWAGFWMAIPAAIIIGREIAISALREWMAEIGKRTTVAVSVIGKFKTTAQMVAIVLLLYRAPVAGLPTVEIGFVLLYVAALLTLWSMIVYLRAAWPLLRAHDEEAQRLARDGKKKQVGA; this is encoded by the coding sequence ATGATACTAACCGTTCCGAATATCCTTACTCTCATGCGCATCGTCGCGATCCCCGTGTTCGTGCTGGCATTCTACCTGCCGGTGCACTGGGCGTATGCCGCGGCGGCGGCGCTGTTCACCCTCGCAGCCATCACGGACTGGCTCGACGGCTATCTCGCGCGCAAATGGGGGCAGACCTCCGTGTTCGGGGCGTTTCTGGACCCGGTTGCCGACAAACTGATCGTCGCCGCGGCACTGGTGTTGCTGGTGGAGGATAACCCGACCGACTGGGCGGGGTTCTGGATGGCCATTCCGGCGGCCATCATCATCGGTCGCGAGATCGCCATCTCCGCCTTGCGAGAGTGGATGGCGGAGATCGGCAAGCGCACCACGGTCGCTGTGTCGGTGATCGGTAAGTTCAAGACCACGGCCCAGATGGTGGCCATCGTGCTGCTCCTGTATCGGGCGCCGGTAGCGGGGCTGCCGACCGTGGAGATCGGTTTTGTGCTCCTCTACGTGGCGGCCCTGCTGACGCTCTGGTCGATGATCGTGTACTTGCGCGCCGCTTGGCCGCTGCTGCGTGCGCATGACGAGGAGGCACAGCGTTTGGCGCGCGACGGGAAGAAGAAGCAGGTTGGTGCTTGA
- the alaC gene encoding alanine transaminase, translated as MIDEFQRIKRLPPYVFNIVNDLKAKARARGEDIVDFGMGNPDQPTPQHIVDKLVEAAQRGDTHRYSVSRGIPRLRRAICQWYQKRYGVTLDPEREAIVTIGSKEGLAHLALATMGPGDAVLVPNPSYPIHPYGFVIAGAHIQHVPLVDGGDFFGELEKAIKDSWPKPKMLVLNFPGNPTTQCVDLEFFEKVVAVAREHKIWVVHDLAYADLAFDGYVAPSILQVPGATEVAVEFFTLSKSYNMPGWRVGFMCGNEQLVAALARMKSYLDYGMFTPIQVAAITALEGPQDCVTEIRDMYQRRRDVLCDGLNALGWTVEKPKATMFVWAPIPEQYRHMGSLEFAKKLLEDACVAVSPGVGFGEYGDDHVRFSLIENEHRTRQALRGIRDMFRRDRQAAMKETAG; from the coding sequence TTGATCGACGAATTCCAACGTATTAAACGGCTGCCTCCCTACGTATTCAACATCGTCAACGACCTAAAAGCCAAGGCACGAGCGCGGGGGGAGGACATAGTCGACTTCGGCATGGGCAATCCCGATCAGCCCACGCCCCAGCACATTGTCGATAAGCTCGTGGAGGCCGCCCAGCGCGGCGATACTCACCGCTACTCGGTCTCACGCGGTATTCCGCGCCTGCGCCGGGCGATCTGCCAGTGGTATCAGAAGCGCTATGGCGTCACCCTGGATCCCGAGCGCGAAGCGATCGTCACCATCGGCTCCAAGGAAGGGCTGGCACATCTCGCGCTGGCGACCATGGGCCCCGGGGACGCGGTGCTGGTGCCGAATCCGTCCTACCCGATCCACCCCTACGGCTTCGTGATCGCCGGGGCGCACATTCAGCACGTGCCCCTGGTGGACGGCGGGGACTTCTTCGGGGAGCTGGAGAAGGCCATCAAGGACTCCTGGCCTAAGCCCAAGATGTTGGTGCTGAACTTCCCCGGAAACCCGACCACGCAATGCGTGGACCTCGAGTTTTTCGAGAAGGTGGTGGCGGTGGCCCGAGAGCATAAGATCTGGGTGGTCCACGACTTGGCGTACGCAGATCTTGCGTTCGACGGTTACGTGGCGCCCTCGATCCTGCAGGTGCCGGGCGCGACCGAGGTGGCGGTCGAGTTCTTCACCCTCTCCAAAAGCTACAACATGCCGGGCTGGCGCGTGGGCTTCATGTGCGGCAACGAGCAGCTGGTGGCTGCGCTGGCACGCATGAAGTCCTACCTCGACTACGGCATGTTCACGCCGATCCAGGTGGCGGCGATCACCGCCCTGGAGGGGCCGCAGGATTGCGTCACCGAGATCCGCGACATGTACCAGCGCCGGCGCGACGTACTGTGCGACGGCCTGAATGCGCTCGGTTGGACGGTGGAGAAGCCCAAGGCGACCATGTTCGTGTGGGCGCCGATTCCCGAGCAGTACCGCCACATGGGCTCGCTGGAGTTTGCCAAGAAGCTGCTGGAGGACGCTTGCGTTGCCGTCTCGCCGGGCGTCGGCTTCGGCGAGTACGGCGACGATCATGTGCGCTTCAGCCTCATCGAAAACGAACACCGTACACGCCAAGCCTTGCGCGGCATCCGCGACATGTTCCGGCGTGATCGGCAAGCGGCCATGAAGGAGACGGCAGGGTGA
- a CDS encoding Xcc1710-like domain-containing protein has protein sequence MKFNLEAGGGYQIVAYEEGRITVAHAGGAPATPAEALGGQRETVESSVVVTPSRLIRAWPPERFEDLAADHFAMLEELDPEVVLFGSGARLRFPAAGCTAPLAARQIGVEVMDTAAACRTFNILAAEGRRVAAALLMIEAA, from the coding sequence ATGAAATTCAACTTGGAAGCCGGGGGCGGTTACCAGATCGTCGCCTACGAGGAGGGGCGCATCACGGTGGCGCACGCCGGCGGCGCGCCGGCGACACCGGCGGAAGCGCTCGGCGGGCAGCGCGAGACCGTCGAATCGAGCGTGGTCGTGACCCCCTCCCGCCTGATCCGCGCCTGGCCCCCCGAGCGCTTCGAAGACTTGGCGGCGGACCATTTCGCGATGCTGGAAGAACTGGACCCCGAAGTGGTCCTGTTCGGGTCGGGCGCGCGGCTGCGCTTCCCCGCCGCCGGCTGCACAGCGCCTTTGGCAGCGCGCCAAATCGGCGTCGAAGTCATGGACACGGCGGCCGCCTGCCGCACCTTTAACATCCTCGCCGCGGAAGGACGGCGCGTCGCGGCCGCCTTGCTCATGATCGAAGCGGCTTGA
- a CDS encoding DedA family protein has translation MGLFGALYARTMIWARHRHAPRYLAGLSFAESSFFPIPPDVMLAPMALAQPRRAWYFALLTTIASVLGGVLGYLIGMLAFELVAPWLKAVDYWEHYLAAQEWFARWGFWAILLAGFAPIPYKVFTIAAGVVGMALLPFVVGSLIGRGARFFLVAGLMAWGGARMEQVLHRWVDRLGWALVGLAVVGYVLLRG, from the coding sequence ATGGGCCTCTTCGGCGCCCTGTACGCGCGGACCATGATCTGGGCCCGCCACCGACACGCCCCCCGTTATCTTGCCGGGCTGAGCTTCGCCGAGTCTTCGTTTTTTCCGATTCCGCCGGATGTGATGTTGGCGCCGATGGCTTTGGCCCAACCCCGGCGGGCCTGGTACTTCGCGTTGCTGACCACCATCGCCTCGGTCCTCGGCGGGGTCCTGGGCTATCTCATAGGGATGCTCGCGTTTGAATTGGTCGCGCCGTGGCTGAAGGCCGTGGACTACTGGGAGCATTACTTGGCCGCCCAGGAGTGGTTCGCGCGGTGGGGATTTTGGGCAATCCTACTCGCCGGCTTCGCGCCCATTCCGTATAAGGTGTTCACCATTGCCGCCGGTGTGGTCGGGATGGCTTTGCTGCCGTTCGTGGTCGGATCATTGATTGGGCGAGGGGCTCGATTCTTTCTGGTGGCCGGCTTGATGGCTTGGGGGGGCGCGCGTATGGAGCAGGTATTGCACCGCTGGGTGGATCGCTTGGGCTGGGCCCTGGTCGGACTGGCGGTGGTAGGCTACGTGCTCTTACGGGGGTGA
- the recJ gene encoding single-stranded-DNA-specific exonuclease RecJ — translation MSSQSGMNEDPWHGVHPLLARLYRARGARPEDLDYRLARLPSYADLRGIHAAVAVLADALTRAERILVVGDFDADGATSCAVAVRGLRRLGAAAVDFLVPNRFEFGYGLTPEIVALAQQRGPDLLITVDNGISSVEGVRAARAAGIRVVVTDHHLPGEHLPEADAIVNPNQAGCGFPGKALAGVGVIFYVLLALRAHLRTQGWFGPSREEPNLAELLDLVALGTVADVVPLDALNRILVTQGLQRMRAGRACAGIRALAQIAGRDLREVVAADLGYGIAPRLNAAGRLDDMSLGVRCLLTDDPAEAAGYAATLDELNLERRALERRMHDEALALVEDALIDGADLPAGLCLFDPGWHQGVVGIVASRIKDRTQRPVIAFADCGDGELKGSGRSIPGVHLRDVLEAVATRHPTLLRRFGGHAMAAGLQLAAVDIERFSDAFVEAVAAACDAARLGMATATDGALAPDDLVLPIAELLRSAGPWGQGFPEPVFEGEFEVVTVRVVGEVHLKLVLRAPGGQRTVEGIAFNAAAEAAIAAGSRAQVHYRLDVNRYRDARTLQLVIERLLPLPLCVENA, via the coding sequence ATGAGCTCGCAATCGGGGATGAACGAGGACCCGTGGCACGGTGTGCATCCGCTGCTCGCGCGGCTCTACCGGGCACGCGGCGCGCGCCCCGAAGACCTCGATTACCGTCTCGCCAGACTCCCTTCGTACGCCGACCTGCGGGGTATCCACGCGGCCGTGGCGGTGCTCGCCGACGCCTTGACCCGGGCAGAGCGCATTCTCGTGGTGGGCGATTTCGATGCCGACGGGGCGACCAGTTGCGCGGTGGCGGTGCGGGGGCTGCGTCGTCTCGGCGCGGCGGCGGTCGATTTTCTGGTGCCCAATCGCTTCGAGTTCGGCTACGGCCTCACGCCGGAGATCGTCGCGCTTGCGCAGCAGCGCGGGCCCGATCTGCTGATCACCGTCGACAATGGCATCAGCAGCGTGGAGGGCGTGCGCGCGGCGCGCGCCGCCGGAATCCGCGTGGTGGTGACCGATCACCATCTGCCCGGCGAGCACTTGCCCGAGGCCGACGCCATTGTGAATCCCAACCAAGCGGGCTGCGGCTTCCCCGGCAAGGCGCTGGCGGGCGTCGGCGTCATCTTCTACGTGCTGCTGGCCTTGCGTGCGCACCTGCGTACGCAGGGCTGGTTCGGCCCGTCCCGCGAGGAGCCGAACCTCGCCGAACTGCTCGATCTGGTCGCATTGGGCACGGTGGCCGATGTGGTACCCCTCGACGCGCTCAATCGGATCCTGGTGACCCAGGGGCTCCAACGCATGCGGGCAGGCCGGGCCTGCGCCGGCATCCGGGCGCTCGCACAGATCGCCGGACGGGATTTGCGCGAGGTGGTGGCCGCGGACTTGGGCTACGGCATCGCCCCGCGGCTGAATGCCGCCGGGCGGTTGGACGACATGAGCCTGGGTGTGCGTTGTCTGCTCACCGATGATCCCGCCGAGGCCGCCGGCTACGCCGCGACGCTGGACGAGCTCAACCTGGAACGGCGCGCGCTCGAGCGTCGCATGCACGACGAGGCGCTCGCATTGGTCGAGGACGCGCTCATCGACGGCGCCGATTTACCAGCCGGCCTGTGCTTGTTCGATCCGGGCTGGCACCAGGGGGTGGTCGGCATTGTCGCTTCGCGGATCAAGGACCGCACTCAGCGCCCGGTCATCGCCTTCGCCGATTGCGGCGACGGCGAATTAAAGGGCTCCGGACGCTCCATACCCGGGGTGCACCTGCGCGACGTGCTGGAGGCAGTCGCCACGCGCCATCCGACCCTGCTCCGGCGCTTCGGCGGTCATGCCATGGCCGCCGGCCTACAGCTCGCCGCGGTGGACATCGAGCGCTTTTCCGACGCGTTCGTCGAGGCGGTGGCGGCTGCCTGTGACGCTGCGCGCTTGGGGATGGCGACCGCAACCGACGGGGCCCTGGCGCCGGACGATCTCGTGCTGCCGATCGCCGAGCTGTTGCGCAGTGCCGGTCCCTGGGGTCAGGGCTTTCCCGAGCCCGTGTTCGAAGGCGAGTTCGAGGTGGTCACGGTGCGCGTGGTGGGGGAGGTACATCTCAAGCTCGTGCTGCGCGCGCCAGGCGGGCAGCGGACCGTGGAGGGAATCGCCTTCAATGCGGCGGCTGAGGCGGCGATAGCGGCGGGCAGTCGCGCGCAGGTCCATTATCGGCTCGATGTGAACCGCTATCGGGATGCGCGCACGCTTCAACTCGTGATCGAGCGCTTGCTTCCGTTGCCTCTGTGTGTAGAGAATGCTTGA
- the rpoS gene encoding RNA polymerase sigma factor RpoS: protein MNGLRASYRDLKDVELLKDVYEDREDIEAAEQDAEPDDDEEDVDYSPGKVPDRQQMDATRLYLSEIGASPLLSAEEEVYFARLAQKGDEKARKRMIESNLRLVVKIARRYLNRGLPLLDLIEEGNLGLIRAVEKFDPERGFRFSTYATWWIRQTIERGIMNQTRTIRLPIHVIKEINVYVRAARQLAQTLDHEPTPDEIAEMLEKPVEDVKRMLGLNERVASVDVPLGRDGDKLLLDAIPDENNTDPAVVLQEGDVRGNLEYWLSQLTDKQREVVERRFGLNGHDVATLEEVGNKIGVTRERVRQIQLEALKRLREILEGQGFSEDALFR from the coding sequence ATGAATGGACTTCGCGCCTCTTACAGGGACCTCAAGGATGTCGAACTTCTCAAGGACGTATACGAAGACCGAGAGGACATCGAAGCGGCGGAGCAGGACGCTGAGCCGGATGACGACGAGGAGGATGTCGACTATAGCCCGGGGAAGGTGCCCGATCGCCAGCAAATGGACGCGACACGGCTCTACCTCAGCGAGATCGGCGCATCCCCACTACTGAGTGCCGAGGAGGAGGTGTACTTCGCCCGCCTCGCGCAGAAGGGTGACGAGAAAGCGCGCAAGCGCATGATCGAGAGTAACCTCCGACTGGTGGTCAAGATCGCGCGGCGCTATCTCAACCGCGGGTTGCCGTTACTGGATCTCATCGAGGAAGGCAACCTCGGGCTGATCCGCGCGGTGGAGAAGTTCGATCCCGAGCGCGGCTTCCGTTTCTCCACCTACGCGACGTGGTGGATCCGACAGACCATCGAGCGCGGCATCATGAATCAGACGCGCACCATCCGGCTGCCGATCCACGTCATCAAGGAGATCAACGTCTACGTGCGCGCGGCCCGTCAGTTGGCCCAGACGCTGGACCACGAGCCCACGCCGGATGAGATTGCCGAGATGCTCGAGAAGCCCGTGGAGGACGTTAAGCGCATGTTGGGCCTCAACGAACGGGTTGCCTCGGTGGACGTGCCGCTGGGTCGGGATGGCGACAAGCTGCTGTTGGACGCGATTCCGGACGAAAACAACACCGATCCCGCCGTCGTCCTGCAGGAAGGCGACGTACGTGGAAACCTCGAGTATTGGCTGTCGCAGCTGACCGACAAGCAGCGCGAGGTCGTCGAGCGCCGCTTCGGCCTGAACGGCCACGACGTGGCCACGCTCGAAGAGGTCGGCAACAAGATCGGTGTGACCCGCGAGCGGGTACGCCAGATCCAGCTCGAGGCGCTGAAGCGTCTGCGGGAGATACTCGAGGGGCAAGGCTTCTCGGAAGACGCCCTGTTCCGGTAG
- the surE gene encoding 5'/3'-nucleotidase SurE — translation MNILVSNDDGYLAPGIQCLAEALRSVGEVTVVAPDRDRSGASNSLTLEYPIRATWMDARTARVDGTPTDCVHLAITGLLDEEPDMVISGINAGANMGDDVLYSGTVAAAMEGRFLGLPAIAASLVYQGQPQHFDTAARAVVHLIERLRSDPLPADTILNVNVPDVPWDQLQGFEATRLGHRHKSEPVVRATDPRGREIYWVGPAGAEQDAGPGTDFHAVRRGYVSVSPIQVDLTRYAALDQVANWLRGQA, via the coding sequence ATGAACATACTTGTGAGCAACGACGACGGTTATCTTGCGCCCGGGATACAGTGTCTCGCGGAGGCGCTGCGCAGCGTAGGGGAGGTGACGGTCGTCGCGCCCGACCGCGATCGCAGCGGAGCCAGCAATTCGCTGACGCTGGAGTATCCGATCCGGGCAACATGGATGGATGCACGCACGGCGCGAGTGGACGGGACGCCGACGGACTGTGTGCACCTGGCGATCACGGGCTTGCTCGATGAGGAGCCGGACATGGTGATCTCGGGTATCAATGCGGGCGCGAATATGGGCGATGACGTGCTGTATTCGGGGACCGTGGCGGCGGCGATGGAGGGGCGTTTTCTAGGCCTGCCGGCGATCGCCGCATCGCTCGTCTACCAGGGCCAGCCGCAGCACTTCGACACGGCCGCGCGGGCGGTGGTGCATCTCATCGAACGGTTACGGAGCGATCCTCTGCCCGCGGATACCATACTCAACGTTAACGTCCCGGATGTGCCATGGGATCAGTTGCAGGGCTTCGAGGCGACACGTCTTGGGCACCGGCACAAGTCGGAGCCGGTGGTCCGGGCAACCGACCCCCGCGGCCGAGAGATCTATTGGGTCGGTCCGGCGGGCGCGGAGCAGGACGCGGGTCCCGGGACGGACTTCCATGCCGTGCGCCGCGGTTACGTGTCGGTCTCGCCGATCCAGGTGGATCTGACGCGCTACGCGGCCCTGGATCAGGTGGCGAATTGGCTGAGGGGTCAGGCGTGA
- a CDS encoding peptidoglycan DD-metalloendopeptidase family protein: protein MRLVWLLLVVWLSLVGCAGGGHHPDQPRWIPATHKVAAGETLYGISFQYSLDYRRVADWNGIRPPYRIHPGQRLRLYPPGGHAVELARAQQPRAASSPSSAPATPARTAPMAVPEAGQPQRSAAVPSSGGTTAGGVRSPAPRAATPSSGGAVQWQWPLEGAILTTYNASNSGRRGIRIAGNPGQPVYAAAQGRVVYSGGGLIGYGRLVIIKHSDTFLSAYAHNRTLLVEEGESVKAGQQIAEVGNTGSTDRASLYFEIRHNGQPVDPLQHLPKRKL, encoded by the coding sequence GTGAGGCTGGTTTGGCTCCTGCTGGTCGTCTGGCTGTCACTGGTAGGCTGCGCGGGTGGCGGACATCACCCGGACCAGCCCCGCTGGATTCCCGCCACGCATAAGGTCGCCGCGGGCGAGACTCTGTACGGTATTTCGTTCCAGTACAGCCTCGATTATCGCCGAGTGGCCGATTGGAACGGCATTCGCCCTCCCTATCGCATCCATCCAGGCCAGCGACTGCGCCTTTATCCACCGGGCGGACACGCCGTGGAGCTTGCGCGCGCGCAGCAGCCGCGCGCGGCTTCCTCGCCTAGCTCAGCCCCTGCCACGCCCGCCCGGACAGCGCCGATGGCCGTGCCGGAGGCCGGACAACCCCAGCGCAGTGCCGCAGTGCCCAGTTCGGGTGGGACTACGGCTGGCGGGGTACGCAGTCCGGCGCCGCGCGCAGCTACTCCGTCGAGCGGGGGGGCGGTTCAATGGCAATGGCCGTTGGAAGGGGCCATCCTAACCACCTATAACGCAAGCAATTCCGGCCGTCGGGGTATCAGAATCGCGGGGAATCCGGGACAACCCGTATATGCAGCGGCGCAGGGACGTGTAGTCTATAGCGGAGGTGGACTTATCGGCTATGGAAGGCTAGTGATCATCAAGCACAGCGACACCTTCCTGAGTGCCTATGCCCACAATAGAACGCTACTCGTCGAGGAAGGCGAGAGCGTCAAGGCGGGACAGCAGATCGCGGAAGTGGGGAATACGGGTTCTACCGACCGGGCGTCGCTTTATTTCGAGATTCGCCACAACGGTCAACCCGTGGATCCGCTGCAGCATCTGCCGAAACGGAAGCTCTAA
- a CDS encoding threonine synthase: protein MSFRPRYTGLIERYRDRLPVHDDTRIISLGEGNTPLIRLHNVPRALGKNVEIYVKFEGLNPTGSFKDRGMTMAVTKAVEEGSRAIICASTGNTSAAAAAYAARAGITAFVLIPDGKIALGKLAQAMMHGARIVQIKGNFDEGMQLVKEVAGEAPVTIVNSINPYRLQGQKTAAFEIVEELGRAPDYHCLPVGNAGNITAHWIGYTEVSAASGDQVTRACAFCNGHCMYAGGALVGNRPKMIGYQAAGSAPFMRGHMVDDPDTLATAIRIGHPQSWEQAWTVQKESGGWFDECADEEILAAQKLLAEKEGVFCEPASAASLAGAMRDIRNGRIPEGSSVVCTLTGHGLKDPDIAIRQSAQDLTAVEATLPAVRDVILRNLPN, encoded by the coding sequence ATGTCCTTTCGCCCCCGCTACACCGGCCTGATCGAGAGATACCGCGACCGCCTGCCGGTGCACGACGACACGCGCATCATCAGCCTGGGCGAGGGCAACACGCCCCTCATTCGCCTGCACAATGTGCCGCGCGCCCTCGGCAAGAACGTGGAGATCTACGTTAAGTTCGAGGGCCTGAACCCGACCGGTTCGTTCAAGGACCGTGGCATGACCATGGCCGTCACCAAGGCGGTCGAAGAGGGCAGCCGCGCCATCATCTGCGCCTCGACCGGCAACACCTCGGCCGCCGCGGCGGCCTATGCCGCGCGCGCCGGCATCACCGCCTTCGTGTTGATCCCCGACGGCAAGATCGCGCTCGGCAAGCTGGCGCAGGCCATGATGCACGGGGCGCGCATCGTGCAGATCAAGGGCAATTTCGATGAAGGCATGCAGCTCGTGAAGGAAGTGGCGGGCGAGGCGCCGGTGACCATCGTCAATTCGATCAACCCCTATCGTTTGCAGGGGCAGAAGACGGCCGCCTTCGAGATCGTCGAGGAGCTCGGGCGCGCGCCGGACTACCATTGTCTGCCGGTTGGCAACGCCGGCAACATCACCGCGCACTGGATCGGCTACACGGAGGTGTCGGCCGCCTCGGGTGATCAGGTGACACGCGCCTGTGCGTTCTGTAACGGACACTGCATGTACGCGGGCGGGGCGCTGGTGGGCAACCGGCCCAAGATGATCGGCTATCAGGCCGCGGGGAGCGCGCCGTTCATGCGCGGCCATATGGTCGACGACCCCGATACGCTCGCCACCGCGATCCGGATCGGCCATCCGCAGTCGTGGGAGCAGGCCTGGACGGTGCAGAAAGAGTCCGGCGGCTGGTTCGACGAGTGTGCCGACGAGGAGATCCTCGCGGCCCAGAAGCTGCTGGCGGAGAAGGAGGGCGTGTTCTGCGAGCCGGCCTCCGCCGCCTCGCTCGCCGGGGCGATGCGCGACATCCGCAATGGCCGGATCCCCGAGGGCAGCAGCGTGGTCTGCACCCTCACCGGGCACGGCCTCAAGGATCCCGACATCGCCATTCGACAGAGCGCGCAGGACCTCACCGCCGTGGAGGCTACCTTGCCGGCGGTGCGGGACGTCATCCTCCGTAACCTGCCGAACTGA